From the Phreatobacter oligotrophus genome, one window contains:
- a CDS encoding methyl-accepting chemotaxis protein produces MVFGISASRRDTAPAIEAAAGPDPRDAEIARLKGEIDQIRDTIGLVESDLVKLIAEVAASADHVHDGTAAATRALAAIRERSSALDGLAARASDNSRQLAAATEEFGQSATEIGGRVREATRFTDEAVEAVGHASLSIDGLRASSAEIDQVVALIAKIARQTNLLALNATIEAARAGEAGKGFAVVAQEVKSLSMETQRATDEIARRIAHLQSDAQASIAAVQQIAGAVDAIRPVFSSVVEAVDGQIQTISELSRSAGESAAFIGHVASGAGAIDQAAVEAEVTSDEADAAGRQAKLLTEKLRSRFTIFLRQSEIGDRRRHDRLPVDIDVTVSAGGKTCRTKTRDLSEGGMLLAAGEVDAVAVGASATARLPGLGETSIRIAGRSALGSHCEFVRPAPDFTAAVSARLTALREADRTRIDHVVAAAAEVSRAFEAAIEARRLSRDDLFDNDYVQIPGTNPVQFSTRYLKVLEDILPPIQEKWLGVDKQMTFCAAVDRNAYLPVHNRIYSHPQRPDDPAWNAANCRNKRVFDDRAGLSAARNARPYLVQSYARDMGNGVTVFMKEIDAPIRVFGRHWGGLRMAYKL; encoded by the coding sequence ATGGTTTTCGGGATCTCCGCCAGCCGTCGCGACACCGCTCCGGCCATCGAGGCCGCGGCCGGACCCGATCCGCGTGACGCCGAGATTGCGCGCCTGAAGGGCGAGATCGACCAGATTCGCGACACGATCGGCCTCGTCGAATCCGACCTCGTGAAGCTCATCGCCGAGGTCGCGGCCTCCGCCGATCATGTCCATGATGGCACCGCCGCCGCGACGCGGGCGCTGGCGGCCATCCGCGAACGTTCCAGCGCGCTCGATGGCCTTGCCGCCCGCGCCTCCGACAATTCCCGCCAGCTTGCCGCCGCGACCGAGGAATTCGGCCAGAGCGCCACCGAGATCGGTGGCCGGGTGCGCGAGGCGACCCGCTTCACCGACGAGGCTGTCGAGGCCGTCGGCCATGCCTCGCTCAGCATCGACGGCCTGCGCGCCTCCTCCGCCGAGATCGACCAGGTCGTGGCGCTGATCGCCAAGATCGCCCGACAGACCAACCTCCTCGCACTCAATGCCACGATCGAGGCCGCCCGCGCCGGTGAGGCCGGCAAGGGCTTCGCCGTCGTCGCACAGGAGGTGAAGAGCCTCTCCATGGAGACGCAGCGCGCCACCGACGAGATCGCCCGGCGCATCGCCCATCTCCAGTCCGATGCCCAGGCCTCCATCGCCGCCGTGCAGCAGATCGCCGGCGCCGTCGACGCCATCCGGCCCGTCTTCTCCAGCGTGGTGGAAGCCGTGGACGGGCAGATCCAGACGATCAGCGAGCTGTCGCGATCGGCCGGTGAGAGCGCCGCCTTCATCGGCCATGTGGCCTCAGGGGCGGGGGCCATCGATCAGGCCGCTGTCGAGGCGGAAGTGACCTCGGACGAGGCGGACGCCGCCGGCAGGCAGGCCAAGCTCCTCACCGAGAAGCTGCGCTCGCGCTTCACCATCTTCCTGCGCCAGTCGGAGATCGGCGACCGCCGCCGCCATGACCGCCTGCCCGTCGATATCGACGTGACCGTCTCGGCCGGCGGCAAGACCTGCCGGACCAAGACCCGTGACCTCTCGGAGGGCGGCATGCTGCTCGCCGCCGGCGAGGTCGACGCCGTGGCGGTTGGCGCCTCCGCCACCGCGCGGCTGCCCGGCCTTGGCGAGACCTCGATCCGCATTGCCGGCCGCTCCGCCCTCGGCAGCCACTGCGAATTCGTCCGCCCGGCGCCCGACTTCACCGCCGCCGTGAGCGCCCGCCTCACCGCCCTGCGCGAGGCGGACCGCACCCGCATCGATCACGTCGTCGCGGCGGCGGCCGAGGTCTCGCGCGCCTTCGAGGCGGCGATCGAGGCCCGTCGCCTCAGCCGCGACGACCTCTTCGACAACGACTATGTTCAGATCCCCGGCACCAACCCGGTGCAGTTCTCGACGCGCTATCTGAAGGTGCTCGAGGACATCCTGCCGCCGATCCAGGAGAAATGGCTCGGCGTCGACAAGCAGATGACCTTCTGCGCCGCTGTCGACCGCAACGCCTATCTGCCCGTCCACAACCGCATCTATTCCCACCCCCAGCGGCCCGACGATCCCGCCTGGAACGCCGCCAATTGCCGCAACAAGCGCGTCTTCGACGACCGCGCGGGGCTGTCGGCGGCGCGCAACGCCCGGCCCTATCTCGTCCAGTCCTATGCCCGCGACATGGGCAACGGCGTCACTGTCTTCATGAAGGAGATCGACGCGCCGATCCGCGTCTTCGGCCGGCACTGGGGCGGCCTGCGGATGGCCTACAAGCTCTGA
- a CDS encoding GGDEF domain-containing protein has protein sequence MPRAVVLTIVVACLASLGSVAMTYGVYLVIGLKEPRVAFTLATVCPLIIAPPLVYWSFRKNDRIAALNQALAASNAELAVAKRSLEEMMRKDGLTGLLNRTAFFAAIDEALQSAGGCLLMLDIDHFKAINDEHGHAAGDDVLVVVGHALAAALPSGSFAGRLGGEEFGVFLPGIGIGEALIYAEALRQRLGSDIGTRSGLGRPVTVSVGAAAVDKQGDIASLYRTSDAALYRAKREGRNRVAAGGQIPPC, from the coding sequence GTGCCGCGCGCCGTCGTTCTGACCATCGTCGTCGCGTGTCTTGCGTCGCTCGGCTCGGTCGCCATGACCTATGGGGTCTATCTGGTGATCGGCCTCAAGGAGCCGCGGGTCGCCTTCACGCTCGCCACCGTCTGCCCCCTCATCATCGCGCCGCCCCTCGTCTACTGGTCCTTCCGCAAGAACGACCGGATCGCCGCGCTCAATCAGGCCCTCGCCGCCAGCAATGCCGAACTCGCGGTGGCGAAGCGCTCGCTGGAGGAGATGATGCGGAAAGACGGCCTCACCGGCCTGCTCAACCGCACTGCCTTCTTCGCCGCCATCGACGAGGCCCTGCAATCCGCGGGCGGGTGCCTGCTGATGCTGGACATCGACCACTTCAAGGCGATCAACGACGAGCACGGCCACGCGGCCGGCGACGACGTGCTGGTGGTGGTTGGCCACGCGCTCGCGGCCGCCTTGCCCTCCGGCAGCTTTGCCGGCCGTCTCGGCGGCGAGGAGTTCGGTGTATTCCTGCCGGGCATCGGGATCGGCGAGGCGCTGATCTATGCCGAGGCCCTGCGCCAAAGGCTCGGCAGCGATATCGGCACCAGGTCAGGGCTCGGCCGGCCGGTCACGGTCAGTGTCGGGGCGGCGGCGGTGGACAAGCAGGGCGACATCGCCAGCCTTTACCGGACGTCGGATGCGGCGCTGTACCGCGCCAAGCGGGAGGGACGGAACCGGGTTGCCGCCGGGGGACAGATCCCGCCGTGTTGA
- a CDS encoding amino acid ABC transporter substrate-binding protein, translated as MKITTLAALGGLALLGLAAPPRDAAAQTINVLERAKQRGFLTCGIHTGLPGFGFQADGGEWRGLDIDLCRAIAAAIFDDPTKVRFVQTTAQTRFIVVQTGDVDLLARNATYTMSRDTAMGMAWPAINYYDGQGFMVRKASGVTSVKGLDGASICVTQGTTTELNLADYFRANNLRYEVVSFKTNDEGIKAFEAGRCDSFTTDASGLAAERLRFASPGDYIILPELISREPLGPAVRRGDENFAALVRWTHFAMLNAEDLGVTRANVEQMRASTTNPEIRRLLGSDGKFGETLGLTNDWAYRIIRHVGNYGESFDRNVGAGSRLGLARGTNALWSKGGLQYPYPIR; from the coding sequence ATGAAGATCACCACGCTCGCGGCCCTCGGAGGGCTGGCGCTCCTCGGCCTGGCTGCGCCGCCCCGGGACGCGGCGGCGCAGACCATCAACGTGCTGGAGCGGGCCAAGCAGCGCGGCTTCCTCACCTGCGGCATCCATACCGGGCTGCCTGGCTTCGGCTTCCAGGCGGATGGCGGCGAGTGGCGCGGCCTCGACATCGACCTGTGCCGCGCCATCGCGGCGGCGATCTTCGACGACCCGACCAAGGTGCGCTTCGTGCAGACCACGGCGCAGACGCGCTTCATCGTGGTGCAGACGGGCGACGTCGACCTGCTCGCCCGCAACGCCACCTATACGATGAGCCGCGACACGGCCATGGGCATGGCCTGGCCGGCCATCAACTACTATGACGGCCAGGGCTTCATGGTCCGCAAGGCCTCGGGCGTCACCTCGGTGAAGGGCCTCGACGGCGCCTCGATCTGCGTCACCCAGGGCACGACCACCGAGCTCAACCTCGCCGACTATTTCCGCGCCAACAACCTTCGCTACGAGGTGGTGAGCTTCAAGACCAATGACGAGGGCATCAAGGCCTTCGAGGCGGGACGCTGCGACAGCTTCACCACCGACGCCTCGGGCCTTGCGGCCGAGCGCCTGCGCTTCGCCAGCCCCGGCGACTACATCATCCTGCCCGAGCTCATCTCGCGCGAGCCGCTGGGACCTGCGGTGCGGCGCGGCGACGAGAACTTCGCCGCCCTGGTGCGCTGGACGCATTTCGCCATGCTCAATGCGGAGGATCTCGGCGTGACGCGTGCCAATGTCGAGCAGATGCGCGCCTCCACGACCAATCCGGAGATCCGCCGCCTGCTCGGCAGCGACGGCAAGTTCGGCGAGACGCTGGGCCTGACCAATGACTGGGCCTACCGGATCATCCGCCATGTCGGGAACTACGGCGAGAGCTTCGACCGCAATGTCGGCGCCGGCTCGCGCCTCGGCCTTGCCCGCGGCACCAACGCCCTGTGGAGCAAGGGCGGGCTGCAATATCCCTATCCCATCCGCTGA
- a CDS encoding aspartate aminotransferase family protein: MTRVFHRSLAHDYPVAVSGRGVTIRDSEGRDYIDASGGAAVSCLGHSHPDVLAAMHAQLDSLAYAHTSFFTTAVAEELAQTLVADAPEGISHVYFLSGGSEAIETALKMARQYFVEIGQPQRRHIIGRRQSYHGNTLGALAVGHNAARRVQYAPLLIEAEHVSPAYDYRGRAPGETPEAYGLRLAAELEDTIQRLGPDSVIAFIAETVGGATCGAITAPPGYFRAIREVCDRHGILLILDEVMCGMGRTGTLHACEQEGVSPDLMTIAKGLGGGFAPIGAVLVAGRVFQAFDRGSKLFQHGHTYLGHPLACAAGLAVQTVIKRDNLLANVQAQGAHLARRLGETFGNHHHVGDIRGRGLFQAIEIVADRGSKEPFDPALKLHARIKAEAMARGLMVYPSGGTADGTRGDHVLIAPPFIVDAETIDTIVERLAEAVDASLAQPG; the protein is encoded by the coding sequence ATGACCCGTGTCTTCCACCGCAGCCTCGCCCACGACTACCCCGTGGCGGTGTCGGGCCGGGGCGTCACCATCCGCGACAGCGAGGGGCGCGACTATATCGACGCCTCAGGCGGCGCCGCGGTCTCCTGCCTCGGGCATTCCCACCCGGACGTGCTGGCGGCCATGCATGCCCAGCTCGACAGCCTCGCCTATGCCCATACGAGCTTCTTCACCACGGCCGTGGCGGAAGAGCTGGCGCAGACGCTGGTGGCGGACGCGCCCGAGGGCATCAGCCATGTCTATTTCCTCTCCGGCGGCTCCGAGGCGATCGAGACGGCGCTGAAGATGGCGCGGCAATATTTCGTCGAGATCGGTCAGCCGCAGCGCCGACACATCATCGGCCGCCGCCAGAGCTACCACGGCAACACCCTCGGGGCGCTGGCGGTCGGGCACAACGCGGCGCGGCGGGTCCAGTATGCGCCGCTGCTCATCGAGGCCGAGCATGTCTCGCCCGCCTATGACTACCGTGGGCGGGCGCCCGGCGAGACGCCGGAAGCCTATGGTCTCCGGCTCGCCGCCGAGCTCGAGGACACGATCCAGCGGCTCGGGCCGGACAGCGTCATCGCCTTCATCGCCGAGACCGTGGGTGGCGCCACCTGCGGCGCCATCACCGCCCCGCCCGGCTATTTCCGCGCCATCCGCGAGGTCTGCGACCGGCACGGCATCCTCCTCATCCTCGACGAGGTCATGTGCGGCATGGGCCGGACCGGAACGCTGCACGCCTGCGAGCAGGAAGGCGTCTCGCCCGACCTCATGACCATCGCCAAGGGGCTCGGCGGCGGGTTCGCCCCCATCGGCGCGGTGCTGGTGGCCGGCCGGGTGTTCCAGGCCTTCGATCGCGGCTCCAAGCTGTTCCAGCACGGCCATACCTATCTCGGCCATCCGCTGGCCTGCGCGGCGGGCCTTGCCGTGCAGACCGTCATCAAGCGCGACAACCTTCTCGCCAATGTGCAGGCGCAAGGGGCGCATCTCGCCCGCCGGCTCGGCGAGACCTTCGGCAACCACCACCATGTCGGCGACATCCGCGGGCGCGGCCTGTTCCAGGCCATCGAGATCGTCGCGGACCGGGGAAGCAAGGAGCCCTTCGATCCGGCCCTGAAGTTGCATGCACGGATCAAGGCGGAAGCCATGGCCCGCGGGCTCATGGTCTATCCGTCGGGCGGTACGGCAGACGGGACGCGGGGGGACCATGTGCTGATCGCGCCGCCCTTCATCGTCGATGCTGAGACCATCGACACCATCGTCGAACGGCTCGCAGAGGCCGTCGATGCCAGCCTGGCGCAGCCGGGCTGA
- a CDS encoding DUF2865 domain-containing protein has translation MQARTKRKAIPALLLAAVTAAVMLVPSAPAEAQSPVCLQIRSRIAQLDAAPSGGANARRFAAAAQRQRAELANATRTYQAAGCGGFFQSGQCAALDARRRQMQANLAQLEAQAGGGGMETAQRAQQRAQLLVAFDANGCRGGGAREAAAPQRPGLFGLGAAPDRDVYRDYRTEGRPQTAYREGAEPQRPGFGNFIEHLFGRSDPRPPPSYGDVAAIPEDQLRPGDGDDRPRNVGHRAVCVRLCDGAFFPMTSSPRPGMSLGQEEMCQMQCPGAETALYRMRDDQIENAVSVDGEPYTALPNALRFRQRFDAACTCRPRNGSWAEAFTNRPDPTLRSGDQVVSPEQARILSMPAEQRSAAREEAAASERARREAERQARFDRSRGRDGAPRPTIGLDGSIRQPVDADPPAIRGAATPGPAVPDATVPAAAPAPEPPPEERRPVRVIGPIYAPRADAAPAPNGG, from the coding sequence GTGCAGGCGAGGACGAAGCGGAAGGCCATCCCGGCCCTGCTGCTCGCGGCGGTCACGGCCGCGGTGATGCTCGTCCCGTCGGCGCCGGCCGAGGCGCAGTCCCCGGTCTGCCTGCAGATCCGCTCGCGCATCGCGCAGCTTGATGCCGCGCCCTCGGGCGGGGCCAATGCCCGCCGCTTCGCCGCCGCCGCCCAGCGCCAGCGCGCCGAGCTTGCCAACGCCACCCGCACCTACCAGGCCGCCGGCTGCGGCGGCTTTTTCCAGAGCGGCCAGTGCGCTGCGCTGGATGCCCGCCGCCGGCAGATGCAGGCGAACCTCGCCCAGCTGGAGGCGCAGGCGGGCGGAGGGGGCATGGAAACGGCCCAGCGGGCCCAGCAGCGCGCCCAGCTTCTCGTCGCCTTCGATGCCAATGGCTGCCGTGGCGGCGGCGCCCGCGAGGCGGCCGCCCCCCAGCGGCCCGGTCTCTTCGGCCTCGGCGCGGCGCCCGACCGCGACGTCTATCGCGACTATCGCACCGAGGGCCGCCCGCAGACCGCCTATCGCGAAGGCGCGGAACCGCAGCGACCGGGCTTCGGCAATTTCATCGAACATCTCTTCGGCCGCAGCGACCCGCGCCCGCCGCCCTCCTATGGCGATGTCGCAGCCATCCCTGAGGACCAGCTGCGCCCCGGCGACGGCGACGACCGTCCGCGCAATGTCGGCCATCGCGCCGTCTGCGTGCGCCTGTGCGACGGCGCCTTCTTCCCCATGACCTCCTCGCCCCGCCCGGGCATGAGCCTTGGCCAGGAGGAGATGTGCCAGATGCAGTGCCCGGGGGCGGAGACGGCGCTGTACCGGATGCGCGACGACCAGATCGAGAATGCGGTCTCGGTAGACGGCGAGCCCTACACGGCATTGCCCAACGCCCTGCGCTTCCGCCAGCGTTTCGACGCCGCCTGCACCTGCCGCCCCCGCAACGGCTCCTGGGCCGAGGCCTTCACCAACCGCCCCGATCCGACCCTGCGCAGCGGCGATCAGGTCGTCTCCCCCGAACAGGCCCGAATCCTCTCCATGCCGGCCGAGCAGCGTTCCGCCGCCCGCGAGGAGGCCGCCGCCAGCGAGCGCGCCCGCCGCGAGGCCGAACGCCAGGCCCGCTTCGACCGCAGCCGCGGCCGGGATGGTGCGCCGCGGCCGACCATCGGCCTCGACGGCTCGATCCGCCAGCCGGTCGACGCCGATCCCCCGGCCATCCGCGGCGCCGCCACCCCGGGGCCGGCGGTTCCGGACGCCACCGTTCCCGCCGCCGCTCCGGCGCCTGAGCCGCCGCCGGAGGAACGCCGCCCCGTTCGTGTCATCGGGCCCATCTATGCGCCACGCGCCGACGCCGCGCCGGCGCCGAACGGCGGCTGA
- a CDS encoding FAD-dependent oxidoreductase → MASVKLEDLPLRFAYRHHPDQDAATPARHPVVIVGAGPVGLALAIDLATRGVASVVLDDSDRIGEGSRAICFAKRTLEIFDRLGLGEQLVDKGITWQRGRVFLGERELYDFDLLPEAGHRRPAFINIQQYYVEAALAARAASFPDLIDLRWSNRLAAVAPRTDGASLTIDTLDGPYRLDADWLVACDGSRSPTRAMLGLDFAGEVFDDRFLIADVKMTADFPTERWFWFQPPFHGGQSALLHKQPDDVWRIDLQLGRDADAEVEKQPENVVPRIRRMLGHDAFSLEWVSVYTFQCRRLARFVHGRVIFAGDSAHQVSPFGARGANSGIQDAENLAWKLALVLAGEAGPGLIATYDLERGAAADENILNSTRSTDFIAPPSAGERRLRDAVLALAAEAPFARRLVNSGRLSVPTTYETPLTTPDEDGWGGSARLGAPVPDLPLHRPGHGPTHLTALASGRFTLLTMGDSCVAPAGCEHIVIGQDVIDEAGLFAGRFDAGEGSAVLLRPDGHLTARWRHPATVKIAHAIQRAKGF, encoded by the coding sequence ATGGCGTCGGTTAAGCTCGAGGACCTGCCGCTACGCTTTGCCTATCGGCACCATCCCGACCAGGATGCCGCGACGCCGGCCCGCCATCCCGTGGTGATCGTCGGGGCAGGGCCTGTGGGCCTCGCGCTCGCCATCGACCTTGCCACCCGGGGTGTCGCCTCGGTGGTGCTCGATGATTCCGACCGGATCGGCGAGGGCAGCCGCGCCATCTGCTTTGCCAAGCGGACGCTGGAGATCTTCGACCGGCTCGGCCTTGGCGAGCAACTGGTGGACAAGGGCATCACCTGGCAGCGCGGCCGCGTCTTCCTCGGCGAGCGCGAGCTCTACGACTTCGACCTGCTGCCCGAGGCGGGGCATCGCCGGCCCGCCTTCATCAACATCCAGCAATATTATGTGGAGGCGGCTCTGGCCGCCCGCGCCGCCAGCTTCCCCGACCTGATCGACCTGCGCTGGTCGAACCGCCTTGCGGCCGTCGCGCCCCGTACCGATGGCGCCAGCCTCACCATCGACACGCTGGACGGCCCCTACCGCCTGGATGCCGACTGGCTCGTCGCCTGCGACGGCTCGCGCTCGCCAACCCGGGCCATGCTCGGTCTCGACTTCGCCGGCGAGGTCTTCGACGACCGCTTCCTCATCGCCGACGTGAAGATGACGGCGGACTTTCCGACCGAGCGCTGGTTCTGGTTCCAGCCGCCGTTCCATGGCGGGCAATCGGCCCTGCTCCACAAGCAGCCCGACGATGTCTGGCGCATCGACCTCCAGCTTGGCCGCGACGCCGACGCGGAGGTGGAGAAGCAGCCCGAGAACGTCGTGCCGCGGATCCGCCGCATGCTCGGCCACGACGCGTTCAGCCTCGAATGGGTGTCGGTCTACACCTTCCAGTGCCGGCGGCTCGCCCGCTTCGTCCATGGGCGCGTCATCTTCGCGGGTGATTCCGCCCACCAGGTCTCCCCCTTTGGCGCGCGCGGCGCCAATTCCGGCATCCAGGATGCTGAGAACCTCGCCTGGAAACTGGCGCTGGTTCTCGCAGGCGAAGCAGGTCCGGGCCTCATCGCGACCTATGACCTGGAGCGCGGCGCGGCGGCGGACGAGAACATCCTAAACTCCACCCGCTCCACCGACTTCATCGCGCCGCCCTCGGCCGGCGAGCGGCGACTGCGCGACGCGGTCCTCGCCCTTGCGGCGGAGGCGCCCTTCGCCCGGCGGCTCGTCAATTCCGGGCGCCTGTCGGTGCCCACCACCTACGAGACGCCGCTGACCACTCCGGACGAGGATGGCTGGGGCGGCAGCGCCCGGCTCGGGGCCCCGGTGCCGGACCTGCCCCTTCATCGGCCGGGCCATGGGCCGACCCATCTGACCGCGCTCGCATCCGGCCGGTTCACCCTGCTGACTATGGGGGACAGCTGCGTCGCGCCGGCTGGCTGTGAGCACATCGTCATCGGCCAGGACGTGATCGATGAGGCCGGACTGTTCGCCGGGCGCTTCGATGCCGGGGAGGGGAGTGCCGTCCTCCTGCGGCCGGATGGGCATCTCACCGCCCGCTGGCGGCATCCCGCGACGGTGAAGATCGCACATGCGATCCAGCGGGCGAAGGGGTTCTGA
- a CDS encoding DUF2783 domain-containing protein produces MSGLVTDNRFADPDAALRILTEAHRPLTEAESADLNARLVLILANHVGDATILAEAVALARRTMDEKR; encoded by the coding sequence ATGAGCGGCCTCGTCACCGACAATCGCTTCGCCGATCCCGACGCCGCGCTGCGCATCCTCACCGAGGCGCACCGGCCGCTGACCGAGGCCGAGAGCGCCGACCTCAATGCGCGGCTCGTCCTGATCCTCGCCAACCATGTGGGTGACGCGACAATCCTCGCCGAGGCCGTGGCCCTGGCGCGGCGGACGATGGATGAGAAGCGGTAG
- a CDS encoding ABCB family ABC transporter ATP-binding protein/permease yields the protein MSPPPSPAAAGSGKPVSAEGGALMRTIVNLWPFIWPHDRKDLQRRVGWAMVLLVVAKVVTMVVPFTFKWATDALAAPQTTSTAWWAGVLAAPLALTLAYGLSRILMAVVTQMRDGLFAKVSMHAVRRLALLTFEHMHKLSLRFHLERKTGGLTRVLERGRNAIETIVRMIILQLLPTILELAMIVGVLLWMFDWRYVVVILVTVAAYLAFTYYATEWRIAIRRDMNDSDTNANVKAIDSLLNFETVKYFSAEEREKARYDVSMAKYEKASTKALTSLAVLNAGQAAIFTAGMTVAMVLCAMDIAKGRNTVGDFVMINAMMIQLYQPLNFMGMVYREIKQAITDIEAMFAILGRPPEIVDRPAAPDLKVAGGTIRFEDVAFAYDPARPILKGVSFEVPAGKTVAIVGPSGAGKSTISRLLFRFYDVGGGRITIDGQDIREVSQASVRRAIGMVPQDTVLFNDTIRYNIRYGRWDASDAEVEEAARLAQIHDFILRNPQGYETEVGERGLKLSGGEKQRVAIARAMLKSPPILVLDEATSALDSHTEREIQEALDRISRDRTAIVIAHRLSTIVDADEIIVLDDGRVAERGTHGELLAKGGLYAGLWNRQREAAEAEEKIAGLERGVPARSQEAASVSPDAHAAMIPKPPSQAAE from the coding sequence GTGTCTCCGCCCCCATCACCGGCCGCCGCAGGCTCCGGGAAACCCGTCTCGGCCGAGGGCGGCGCACTGATGCGCACCATCGTCAACCTGTGGCCCTTCATCTGGCCGCATGACCGGAAAGACCTGCAGCGCCGCGTCGGCTGGGCGATGGTGCTCCTCGTGGTGGCGAAGGTCGTCACCATGGTGGTGCCCTTCACCTTCAAATGGGCCACCGACGCGCTGGCAGCGCCGCAGACCACCTCGACCGCCTGGTGGGCGGGCGTGCTTGCCGCTCCGCTCGCGCTCACCCTCGCCTATGGCCTGTCGCGCATCCTCATGGCGGTCGTCACGCAGATGCGCGACGGGCTCTTCGCCAAAGTGTCGATGCACGCGGTGCGGCGCCTCGCGCTGCTCACCTTCGAGCACATGCACAAGCTGTCGCTGCGCTTCCACCTGGAGCGCAAGACCGGCGGGCTCACCCGCGTGCTGGAGCGCGGGCGCAACGCCATCGAGACCATCGTCAGGATGATCATCCTGCAGCTCCTGCCGACCATCCTCGAGCTGGCGATGATCGTCGGCGTTCTGCTGTGGATGTTCGACTGGCGCTACGTGGTGGTGATCCTCGTCACCGTCGCGGCCTATCTCGCCTTCACCTACTACGCCACGGAATGGCGCATCGCCATCCGCCGCGACATGAACGACAGCGACACCAACGCCAACGTCAAGGCGATCGACTCGCTCCTGAACTTCGAGACGGTGAAGTACTTCTCGGCCGAGGAGCGCGAGAAGGCCCGCTACGACGTCTCCATGGCGAAGTACGAGAAGGCCTCGACCAAGGCGCTCACCTCGCTCGCCGTGCTGAACGCCGGCCAGGCGGCGATCTTCACCGCCGGCATGACGGTCGCCATGGTTCTCTGCGCCATGGACATCGCCAAGGGCCGCAACACGGTCGGCGACTTCGTCATGATCAACGCCATGATGATCCAGCTCTACCAGCCGCTGAACTTCATGGGCATGGTCTATCGCGAGATCAAACAGGCCATCACCGACATCGAGGCGATGTTCGCCATCCTCGGCCGCCCGCCGGAGATTGTCGACCGGCCCGCCGCGCCGGACCTCAAGGTCGCCGGCGGCACGATCCGCTTCGAGGACGTCGCCTTCGCCTATGACCCGGCGCGGCCCATCCTCAAGGGCGTCTCCTTCGAGGTGCCGGCGGGCAAGACCGTGGCGATCGTCGGCCCGTCAGGCGCCGGCAAGTCCACCATCTCGCGCCTTCTCTTCCGCTTCTACGATGTGGGGGGCGGGCGCATCACCATCGACGGCCAGGACATCCGCGAGGTGAGCCAAGCGTCGGTGCGCCGTGCCATCGGCATGGTCCCGCAGGACACTGTGCTGTTCAACGACACGATCCGCTACAACATCCGCTACGGCCGCTGGGATGCTTCCGACGCCGAGGTGGAGGAGGCCGCGCGGCTCGCGCAGATCCACGACTTCATCCTGCGCAATCCGCAGGGCTATGAGACCGAGGTGGGCGAGCGCGGCCTGAAACTCTCCGGCGGCGAGAAGCAGCGCGTCGCCATCGCCCGCGCCATGCTGAAGTCGCCGCCGATCCTGGTGCTGGACGAGGCGACATCCGCCCTCGACAGCCATACCGAGCGCGAGATCCAGGAGGCGCTCGACCGCATCTCTCGCGACCGCACCGCCATCGTCATCGCCCACCGCCTGTCGACCATCGTCGATGCAGACGAGATCATCGTCCTCGACGACGGCAGGGTGGCCGAGCGCGGTACGCATGGCGAATTGCTTGCCAAGGGCGGCCTCTATGCCGGATTGTGGAACCGTCAGCGCGAGGCGGCCGAGGCAGAGGAGAAGATTGCCGGTCTCGAGCGCGGCGTCCCGGCCCGGTCCCAGGAAGCCGCCTCCGTTTCGCCCGATGCGCATGCTGCCATGATCCCGAAGCCGCCGAGCCAGGCGGCGGAGTAG
- a CDS encoding TIGR00730 family Rossman fold protein: MATVRSLCVYCGSGSGHAEAYGKAAVELGAAMAKANIRLVYGGGGIGLMGTLAKSVVDHGGKVLGIIPDFLKRKEMPLDAVIDVVTVPDMHTRKMRMFTEADAFVALPGGIGTLEELVEQLTWAQLGRHAKPVVVANIGGFWDPLRVLLDHMKDEGFIRPGLQVKYSIIDEVRDIIPAIQKQVADLPQEALGAEHDPVVIEKM, from the coding sequence ATGGCGACCGTTCGTTCCCTTTGCGTCTATTGCGGCTCCGGCTCCGGCCATGCCGAGGCCTATGGCAAGGCCGCGGTCGAGCTCGGCGCCGCCATGGCCAAGGCCAACATCCGCCTCGTCTATGGCGGCGGCGGCATCGGCCTCATGGGCACGCTGGCGAAATCCGTGGTCGACCATGGCGGCAAGGTGCTGGGCATCATCCCGGACTTCCTGAAGCGCAAGGAGATGCCGCTGGACGCCGTCATCGACGTGGTCACCGTGCCGGACATGCACACCCGCAAGATGCGCATGTTCACCGAGGCCGACGCCTTCGTGGCGCTTCCGGGCGGCATCGGCACGCTGGAGGAACTGGTGGAGCAGCTGACCTGGGCGCAGCTCGGACGGCATGCAAAGCCCGTGGTCGTCGCCAATATCGGTGGCTTCTGGGATCCCTTGCGCGTCCTCCTCGATCACATGAAGGACGAGGGCTTCATCCGGCCGGGCCTGCAGGTGAAATATTCGATCATCGACGAGGTCCGCGACATCATCCCGGCGATCCAGAAGCAGGTTGCCGACCTGCCGCAGGAGGCGCTTGGCGCCGAGCACGACCCGGTGGTGATTGAGAAGATGTGA